From Amycolatopsis sp. YIM 10, the proteins below share one genomic window:
- a CDS encoding helix-turn-helix domain-containing protein, which yields MGSEQATVDAVAYEIFHGVSGKWALPVMNLLGEGTLRFNELHAAAEGISHKMLTQTLRGLERDGVVRRLVHPTVPPRVDYSLTEAGQALRGTINGLCGWTRRYLEQIEAARTRFG from the coding sequence ATGGGATCCGAGCAGGCCACAGTGGACGCGGTGGCGTACGAAATCTTCCACGGCGTGTCCGGGAAGTGGGCGCTGCCGGTGATGAACCTGCTCGGCGAGGGCACGCTGCGCTTCAACGAACTGCACGCCGCGGCCGAAGGCATCAGCCACAAGATGCTCACGCAGACGCTGCGCGGTCTCGAACGGGACGGTGTGGTGCGGCGGCTGGTGCACCCCACCGTCCCGCCGAGGGTCGACTATTCGCTGACCGAGGCCGGGCAGGCGCTGCGCGGCACGATCAACGGGCTGTGCGGGTGGACCCGCCGCTACCTCGAACAGATCGAGGCCGCCCGCACCCGCTTCGGCTGA
- the ssuE gene encoding NADPH-dependent FMN reductase, with protein MSSILVLSGSPSATSRTAALSDHLADRLRAHGHAVGAVRVRDLPAEPLAHGHAADPAIAEVVGAIAAADGLVVASPVYKAAYSGLLKLLLDLLPQFALAGKVVLPVVTGGTTAHVLAIDYALRPVLSSLGAGHIVPGWFVLDRHIEPAPDGLRLDPATATELYRVVDGFSAALGRPLVAASSTA; from the coding sequence ATGTCGTCGATCCTCGTGCTGTCCGGCAGTCCGTCGGCCACCTCGCGCACCGCCGCGCTGTCCGACCACCTCGCCGACCGGCTGCGCGCCCACGGGCACGCGGTCGGCGCGGTCCGGGTCCGCGATCTGCCCGCCGAACCGCTGGCGCACGGGCACGCGGCGGATCCGGCGATCGCGGAGGTGGTCGGCGCGATCGCGGCGGCGGACGGGCTGGTGGTGGCCTCGCCGGTGTACAAGGCGGCCTACAGCGGGCTGCTGAAACTGCTGCTCGACCTGCTGCCGCAGTTCGCGCTCGCGGGCAAGGTGGTGCTGCCGGTGGTCACCGGCGGCACCACCGCGCACGTGCTGGCCATCGACTACGCGCTGCGGCCGGTGCTGTCCTCGCTCGGCGCGGGACACATCGTGCCCGGCTGGTTCGTGCTGGACCGGCACATCGAGCCCGCGCCGGACGGGCTGCGGCTGGACCCGGCCACGGCCACCGAGCTGTACCGGGTGGTGGACGGGTTCTCCGCCGCACTCGGCCGTCCGCTGGTGGCAGCGTCTTCTACGGCATGA
- a CDS encoding MurR/RpiR family transcriptional regulator has product MTDTETDDGLETWLRGRLPARGLRPRSAAVLELLVSQPRRASFGSTGELAQLAGVNVATVTRTAQALGFAGWPALQQELRARYLSSLSAPQVAEEHNGVGSPASASLRRDLDSLALLNRRFDEDAIKVVAESVAAARRTVVIADGSYAAVGIAFAHNARLAGYDVQAVTAGDAELANHTAKLTDEDVLVAISFWRLYESTVLAADEAKRRGAKVFAVTDAASPALAGAADQVLMVPAEGVTFFPSLTAGMALVQAIVAQLAAVDPARTSESIEAAEAMWSRFDLLHRRPSKS; this is encoded by the coding sequence GTGACGGACACCGAAACCGACGACGGCCTGGAGACGTGGCTCCGCGGCCGCCTGCCCGCCCGCGGCCTGCGTCCGCGATCGGCGGCGGTGCTGGAACTCCTGGTGTCCCAGCCGCGCCGGGCCTCGTTCGGTTCGACCGGGGAACTGGCCCAGCTCGCCGGGGTCAACGTGGCCACGGTGACCAGGACGGCGCAGGCGCTGGGCTTCGCCGGCTGGCCCGCGTTGCAACAGGAGTTGCGGGCGCGTTACCTCTCCTCGCTGAGCGCGCCACAGGTCGCCGAGGAGCACAACGGCGTCGGCTCGCCCGCGTCGGCTTCCCTGCGCCGGGACCTGGACAGCCTCGCGTTGCTGAACCGCCGCTTCGACGAGGACGCCATCAAGGTGGTGGCCGAGTCGGTCGCGGCCGCGCGCCGGACCGTGGTGATCGCCGACGGCAGTTACGCGGCGGTCGGGATCGCTTTCGCGCACAACGCCCGCCTCGCCGGTTACGACGTGCAGGCGGTGACGGCCGGGGACGCGGAACTCGCCAACCACACCGCGAAGCTGACTGACGAGGACGTGCTGGTCGCGATCAGCTTCTGGCGCCTGTACGAGAGCACCGTGCTCGCCGCCGACGAAGCGAAACGCCGTGGTGCCAAGGTTTTCGCGGTCACCGACGCTGCAAGCCCCGCTCTGGCGGGCGCGGCCGACCAGGTGCTGATGGTGCCCGCGGAAGGTGTCACCTTCTTCCCGTCACTGACCGCGGGCATGGCACTGGTGCAGGCGATCGTCGCTCAACTCGCGGCCGTCGACCCGGCGCGCACCAGCGAGTCGATCGAAGCGGCCGAAGCCATGTGGTCCCGATTCGACCTCCTCCACCGACGCCCGAGCAAGAGCTAG
- a CDS encoding VOC family protein, translated as MSIRRTYARLWAEHLDEALPLLRQLTGAEPGLRLAFHGVELAAIGDFLVIAGPEHERAKYAHATATVVVDDLDQLQRTLAAAGATITTPETAGPTGRFLYARHRDGAEVEYVEWVPELVERLG; from the coding sequence GTGAGCATCCGGAGAACATACGCCCGCCTCTGGGCCGAGCACCTCGACGAGGCCCTGCCCCTGCTGCGCCAACTTACCGGCGCCGAACCCGGCCTCCGGCTGGCGTTCCACGGCGTGGAACTGGCCGCGATCGGCGACTTCCTGGTCATCGCCGGTCCCGAGCACGAACGCGCGAAGTACGCGCACGCCACCGCGACCGTGGTGGTCGACGACCTCGATCAGCTGCAGCGCACGCTGGCCGCCGCCGGCGCCACCATCACCACGCCGGAAACCGCCGGTCCCACCGGCCGGTTCCTCTACGCCCGGCACCGGGACGGCGCGGAGGTCGAGTACGTGGAGTGGGTTCCGGAACTGGTCGAGCGGCTCGGCTGA
- the sfnG gene encoding dimethylsulfone monooxygenase SfnG: MPAAHHLDEPLRFAYWVPNVSGGLVTSKIEQRTDWSYDYNKRLAVLAEHNGFEYALSQVRYMASYGAAYQQESTSFSLALLLATERLKVIAAVHPGLWHPAVLAKLLTTADHLSGGRAAVNVVSGWFKGEFTALGEHWLEHDERYRRAEEFIRVLRASWSEDSAEFAGDFYRLRGYDLKPKPLHQPEIFQGGNSTAARAMAGRVSDWYFSNGKDFDGVTEQIDEVGRTAREHGRTVRFGLNAFLIARDTETEAKETLREIVAKADVDAVHGFRDAVRQAGSSTSDKRGMWSDSEFEDLVQYNDGFRSKLIGTPEQIAHRIVEYKRRGVDLLLLGFLHYLEEVEYFGTHVLPIVRELEAGLVPGAGTPEPVGGLR; this comes from the coding sequence ATGCCCGCAGCACATCATCTCGACGAACCACTCCGGTTCGCCTACTGGGTGCCCAACGTCAGCGGCGGCCTGGTGACGAGCAAGATCGAACAGCGCACCGACTGGAGTTACGACTACAACAAGCGCCTCGCCGTGCTCGCCGAGCACAACGGCTTCGAGTACGCCCTTTCCCAGGTCCGCTACATGGCCAGCTACGGCGCCGCCTACCAGCAGGAATCCACCAGTTTCAGCCTCGCCCTGCTGCTGGCGACCGAACGGCTGAAGGTGATCGCCGCGGTGCACCCCGGCCTGTGGCACCCCGCGGTGCTGGCCAAGCTGCTCACCACCGCCGACCACCTCTCCGGCGGCCGCGCCGCGGTGAACGTGGTCAGCGGCTGGTTCAAGGGCGAGTTCACCGCGCTCGGCGAACACTGGCTCGAACACGACGAGCGCTACCGCCGCGCCGAGGAGTTCATCCGCGTGCTCCGGGCCAGCTGGAGCGAGGACAGCGCCGAGTTCGCCGGTGACTTCTACCGCCTGCGTGGTTACGACCTCAAGCCGAAACCACTGCACCAGCCCGAAATCTTCCAGGGCGGCAACTCGACCGCGGCCAGGGCGATGGCCGGTCGTGTCTCCGACTGGTACTTCAGCAACGGCAAGGACTTCGACGGGGTCACCGAGCAGATCGACGAGGTCGGCCGGACCGCGCGGGAGCACGGTCGCACCGTCCGATTCGGACTCAACGCCTTCCTGATCGCCAGGGACACCGAAACCGAGGCGAAGGAAACGCTGCGCGAGATCGTGGCCAAGGCCGACGTCGACGCGGTGCACGGCTTCCGCGACGCGGTCCGCCAGGCCGGAAGCTCCACTTCGGACAAACGCGGCATGTGGTCGGATTCGGAGTTCGAGGATCTGGTGCAGTACAACGACGGCTTCCGCAGCAAGCTGATCGGCACCCCGGAGCAGATCGCCCACCGGATCGTCGAGTACAAGCGGCGCGGGGTGGACCTGCTGCTGCTCGGTTTCCTGCACTACCTCGAAGAGGTCGAGTACTTCGGCACGCACGTGCTGCCCATCGTCCGCGAACTGGAGGCCGGGCTGGTCCCCGGCGCCGGCACCCCGGAACCCGTGGGAGGACTCCGATGA
- a CDS encoding GAF domain-containing protein: MTPLSTLSTVEDRVRAAVGVKLFTVLAWVPERQALRRVHSSHPGQYPVGGEKTVEVARGWLDECITGQRPFFGPDAEAVREIFADHELIAELGCGAVINVPVVDDEGRTLGVLNLLDAEGSYDRYSVEKAVSLAPLAVSALRDEVIR; encoded by the coding sequence GTGACCCCACTGTCCACACTGTCCACTGTGGAGGACCGAGTGCGCGCCGCGGTGGGGGTGAAGTTGTTCACCGTGCTGGCCTGGGTGCCGGAGCGTCAGGCGCTGCGGCGCGTGCACAGCAGTCATCCCGGTCAGTACCCGGTCGGCGGGGAGAAGACCGTGGAGGTCGCGCGTGGCTGGCTCGACGAGTGCATCACCGGGCAACGGCCGTTCTTCGGCCCGGACGCCGAGGCGGTGCGCGAGATCTTCGCCGACCATGAACTGATCGCGGAACTCGGCTGCGGCGCGGTGATCAACGTGCCGGTGGTCGACGACGAAGGGCGGACGCTCGGCGTGCTCAATCTCCTTGACGCGGAAGGAAGTTACGACCGGTACTCGGTCGAGAAGGCGGTGTCGCTGGCACCGCTGGCCGTGTCCGCGCTGCGCGACGAGGTGATCCGGTGA
- a CDS encoding amidohydrolase family protein encodes MSSLLLRNARLLDPAAGEYVEGDLRCADGRIVETGSGLKAGDVRTIDVQGGVVVPGLVDAHVHVTASTADLGSLPAQSPSYVAAHGMNTMGRMLERGFTTVRDASGADFGLADAQAEGLFRGPRLLFCGRALSQTGGHGDSRGRGTNRHDDHPCCAGLGRIADGVDAVRAAARDELRKGAHHLKVMASGGVASPTDRIDSVQYSAEELRAIVEEAEGANRYVAAHAYTARAVNRALELGIRSIEHGNLLDDRSVELFLEHDAFLVPTLVTYWALKEEGREHGLPESSWRKVDEVLGAGLEALERAARGGVKIVYGSDLLGGMHRHQNHEFRLRGEVQRPLDVLRSATSVAAELVGMTGEIGTLAPGAHADLLVLDGDPLADIGVLASPERFRAVIQGGLPV; translated from the coding sequence GTGAGTTCACTGCTGCTCCGCAACGCCCGGCTGCTCGACCCGGCGGCGGGTGAGTACGTCGAGGGCGACCTGCGTTGCGCCGACGGCCGGATCGTCGAGACCGGCAGCGGGCTCAAGGCCGGCGACGTCCGGACGATCGATGTCCAGGGCGGGGTGGTGGTGCCGGGCCTGGTCGACGCCCACGTGCACGTCACCGCGTCGACCGCGGACCTCGGTTCGCTGCCCGCGCAGTCACCGTCCTATGTGGCCGCGCACGGCATGAACACCATGGGGCGCATGCTCGAACGCGGATTCACCACTGTGCGTGACGCCTCCGGCGCCGACTTCGGCCTGGCCGACGCGCAGGCGGAGGGGCTGTTCCGCGGGCCGCGCCTGCTGTTCTGCGGCCGGGCGCTGAGCCAGACCGGCGGACACGGTGACAGCCGGGGCCGTGGCACGAACCGGCACGACGATCACCCGTGCTGCGCCGGGCTCGGCCGGATCGCCGACGGCGTGGACGCGGTCCGCGCGGCGGCGCGCGACGAACTGCGCAAGGGCGCGCATCACCTCAAGGTGATGGCGTCCGGGGGAGTGGCGTCGCCGACCGACCGGATCGACTCCGTGCAGTACTCCGCCGAGGAACTCCGCGCCATCGTTGAAGAAGCCGAGGGCGCGAACCGGTACGTGGCCGCGCACGCCTACACCGCGCGTGCGGTGAACCGGGCGCTGGAACTGGGCATCCGGTCGATCGAGCACGGCAACCTGCTCGACGACCGCAGCGTGGAACTGTTCCTGGAGCACGACGCGTTCCTGGTGCCCACGCTGGTCACCTACTGGGCGCTCAAGGAGGAGGGCCGCGAGCACGGGCTGCCCGAATCGAGCTGGCGCAAGGTGGACGAGGTGCTCGGCGCCGGGCTGGAAGCGCTGGAGCGCGCGGCGCGCGGCGGGGTGAAGATCGTCTACGGCTCGGACCTGCTCGGCGGCATGCACCGGCACCAGAACCACGAGTTCCGGCTGCGGGGCGAGGTGCAGCGGCCGCTCGACGTGCTGCGATCGGCCACGTCGGTGGCGGCCGAGCTGGTCGGCATGACCGGCGAGATCGGCACGCTGGCGCCGGGGGCGCACGCGGACCTGCTGGTGCTGGACGGGGATCCGCTGGCCGACATCGGGGTGCTGGCCTCGCCGGAGCGGTTCCGCGCGGTCATCCAGGGCGGCTTGCCGGTCTGA
- a CDS encoding MFS transporter, producing the protein MTLLARLDRLPLSRPHYALLLIGGLGYTFDGMDSAVVAFLLPSVKEVWDLDNGQLGLIGSATPFGFLFGAIAAGLLGDRIGRKKVMMYALAFYAVFSVVAAFSPNYEIFLGARVLAGMGAGAESAIIAPFLSEFVPAKRRGWFVGALAGFFSFGFVAAALIGRFVVSASPDGWRIAQVITALPIVMLLWWRRSLPESPRFLMIQGREAEAEQVVAKLERDVERATGRPLPPPEPTELRPATETPKVNLLTALRFLWSRAMRRRTAVIWTVWFVITFSYYGFFSWIPTLLVERGITVTKSFEFSIIIYLAQIPGYFSAAWLSERLDRKRTIALYLTGSAVSAFWLSQMDAPWAITLAGAVLSFFLNGTYAGVYSYTPEVFPTWIRATGTGLSSAFGRVGSILAPTIIGLSAASLGFGGVFGLTTAVLAAGVLCVLVFGLSTAGRSLEELTEHGAAVSTAEEMKK; encoded by the coding sequence ATGACGCTCCTGGCACGACTCGATCGGCTCCCGCTGAGCCGTCCCCACTACGCGCTGCTGTTGATCGGCGGCCTCGGTTACACCTTCGACGGCATGGACTCGGCCGTGGTCGCGTTCCTGCTGCCCTCGGTCAAGGAGGTCTGGGACCTCGACAACGGTCAGCTCGGGCTGATCGGCTCGGCCACCCCGTTCGGCTTCCTCTTCGGCGCGATCGCGGCGGGCCTGCTCGGCGACCGCATCGGCCGCAAGAAGGTGATGATGTACGCGCTCGCCTTCTACGCGGTGTTCTCGGTGGTCGCCGCGTTCTCGCCGAACTACGAGATCTTCCTCGGCGCGCGGGTGCTGGCCGGAATGGGCGCGGGGGCGGAAAGCGCGATCATCGCGCCGTTCCTGTCCGAGTTCGTACCGGCGAAGCGCCGCGGCTGGTTCGTCGGCGCGCTGGCCGGGTTCTTCTCCTTCGGCTTCGTGGCCGCCGCGCTGATCGGCCGGTTCGTCGTGTCGGCCTCGCCGGATGGCTGGCGGATCGCGCAGGTGATCACCGCGCTGCCGATCGTGATGCTGCTGTGGTGGCGGCGATCCCTGCCGGAATCCCCGCGGTTTCTGATGATCCAGGGCCGGGAGGCCGAAGCCGAGCAGGTGGTGGCCAAGCTCGAACGCGACGTGGAACGCGCGACCGGGCGCCCGCTGCCGCCGCCGGAGCCGACCGAACTGCGGCCCGCCACCGAAACGCCGAAGGTCAACCTGCTCACCGCGCTGCGCTTCCTGTGGAGCCGGGCGATGCGGCGGCGGACGGCGGTGATCTGGACCGTCTGGTTCGTGATCACCTTCTCCTACTACGGTTTCTTCTCGTGGATCCCGACGCTGCTGGTCGAGCGCGGCATCACGGTCACCAAGAGCTTCGAGTTCTCCATCATCATCTACCTGGCCCAGATCCCCGGGTACTTCTCCGCGGCCTGGCTGTCCGAGCGGCTGGACCGCAAGCGCACCATCGCGCTGTACCTGACCGGCTCGGCGGTCAGCGCGTTCTGGCTGAGCCAGATGGACGCGCCGTGGGCGATCACGCTGGCCGGCGCGGTGCTGTCGTTCTTCCTCAACGGCACCTACGCCGGGGTCTACTCCTACACCCCCGAGGTGTTCCCGACCTGGATCCGCGCCACCGGCACCGGGCTGTCCAGCGCCTTCGGCCGGGTCGGCAGCATCCTGGCCCCGACCATCATCGGCCTGTCCGCGGCCAGCCTCGGCTTCGGCGGGGTGTTCGGCCTGACCACCGCCGTGCTCGCGGCCGGGGTGCTGTGCGTGCTGGTGTTCGGGCTGTCCACCGCCGGGCGCTCGCTGGAAGAACTGACCGAACACGGCGCCGCCGTTTCAACCGCCGAGGAGATGAAGAAGTGA
- a CDS encoding acyl-CoA dehydrogenase family protein, whose protein sequence is MTTTAHTDWSTRPAPADSAGWVARASEVAAVLAADAVDRERAGRTPHAEVRLLKDAGLVTLLGPTEHGGGGQDWTTAYRVIREIATGDGSIGQLIGYHYLWAWAARLVATPEQIAAVEEQATRERWFFGGAVNPRDNDLTITDEGDEIVFNGRKSFSTGSKVSDVTVLEGVLTGTDKHIFAIVPSAQEGIVFNDDWDNLGQRLTESGSVEIRGVRVPWEQAAGYVGKEFRPRTYNTLNVPLIQLVFTNFYLGIARGALTTATAYTRDRTRPWPYGGDNKESATEEFYVLDAYGDLQAKLWAAEALAERAAAAIEAINAHADSVTEAERGEAAVVVAAAKQRAIDTGLEIGSRVFEVTGARASANSVGLDIFWRNIRTHSLHDPVAYKRAEVGRYALLGELPEPTWYT, encoded by the coding sequence ATGACCACCACCGCGCACACCGACTGGAGCACCCGGCCCGCGCCCGCCGACTCCGCCGGCTGGGTGGCCCGCGCGAGCGAGGTCGCCGCCGTGCTCGCCGCCGACGCGGTGGACCGGGAGCGCGCGGGCCGCACCCCGCACGCCGAGGTCCGGTTGCTCAAGGACGCCGGGCTGGTCACCCTGCTCGGCCCGACCGAGCACGGGGGCGGCGGACAGGACTGGACCACCGCGTACCGGGTGATCCGCGAGATCGCCACCGGCGACGGCTCGATCGGCCAGCTGATCGGCTACCACTACCTGTGGGCGTGGGCCGCGCGCCTGGTCGCCACCCCGGAACAGATAGCCGCGGTCGAAGAGCAGGCCACGCGCGAGCGCTGGTTCTTCGGCGGCGCGGTCAATCCCCGCGACAACGACCTCACCATCACCGACGAGGGCGACGAGATCGTCTTCAACGGCCGCAAGTCCTTCTCCACCGGCAGCAAAGTCTCCGACGTGACCGTGCTCGAAGGCGTGCTCACCGGCACGGACAAGCACATCTTCGCGATCGTGCCGTCCGCGCAGGAGGGCATCGTGTTCAACGACGACTGGGACAACCTCGGGCAGCGGCTCACCGAGAGCGGCAGCGTGGAGATCCGCGGTGTCCGCGTGCCGTGGGAACAGGCCGCGGGCTACGTGGGCAAGGAGTTCCGGCCGCGCACCTACAACACGCTCAACGTGCCGCTGATCCAGTTGGTGTTCACCAACTTCTACCTCGGCATCGCCCGCGGCGCGCTGACCACCGCGACCGCCTACACGCGGGACCGGACACGACCGTGGCCCTACGGCGGGGACAACAAGGAGTCCGCCACCGAGGAGTTCTACGTCCTCGACGCCTACGGCGATCTGCAGGCCAAGTTGTGGGCCGCGGAAGCACTCGCCGAACGCGCGGCGGCGGCGATCGAGGCGATCAACGCGCACGCGGACTCGGTCACCGAGGCCGAGCGCGGTGAGGCCGCGGTGGTGGTCGCCGCGGCCAAGCAGCGGGCCATCGACACCGGGCTGGAGATCGGCAGCAGGGTCTTCGAGGTGACCGGGGCCAGGGCCAGCGCGAACTCGGTCGGGCTGGACATCTTCTGGCGCAACATCCGCACGCACAGCCTGCACGACCCGGTGGCCTACAAGCGCGCCGAGGTCGGGCGGTACGCACTGCTCGGCGAACTGCCCGAGCCCACCTGGTACACCTGA
- a CDS encoding family 16 glycoside hydrolase: MRLPVLLAALLVAGSGPLLVPGPAAAQIPPQEPGVTLRVYDVQVGLSKLCTLKAGQTPNVDKLMPVIDWSTTENFGIADNFVSEVTANLDVPSDGTYKFRLTSDDGSRLRIGDNVVIDHDGLHEPTAKEGSADLTAGYQPLRIDHFDASYDQVVKLEWQPPGATGFTVVPNSVLSTDADVVRVTAPGRKECEAGTDSPGDGLPLTGVHPGLTLTNLRPDGFEPQVSAMDWLPDGRLAIATWGGTDNELGEVHLLSGVSGNTDPSKVRTQKIAEGLKEPMGLKFVDGKLYVSEKDGLTELNDTNGDGVTDNYRTVATWPYGGNFHEFAFGLLYKDGDFYLNLSVSINYGGATTDPQPAPNRGTTIKVNKNTGQVSYVAGGLRTPHGIGWGPGGDIFVTDNQGGWLPSSKLLHVKQDRFFNHYMNPDGPFDDRAVTQPVLWLPQNEIANSPSNLLQLPDGPFAGQLVFGDVTYGGLQRAHLEKVNGEYQGAVFRMTQGLESGVSRISLGPDGAIYTGGIGAGGNWGQPGKLSHGLQKLTPNGNAGFDILAMRAIEGGFEMEYTQSLSAETAQELATKYQATQWRYVPTADYGGPKVDEQKLTVSSATLSADGKKVTLKIPGLKPGHVVHVRSPRPFAAESGAALWSTEAWYTLNSLVGGAGQATEYEAETAGLSGGAAANTNHPGYSGTGFVDGYWNQGASTAFTVNVPSAGEHNVGLRYSNGPDPFSGSKTVSVYVNGTKVRQTRLASTVDWDTWATHTESLALQAGNNTVTYRFDSGDDGNVNLDKISVAPVQRIPLFNGSGLDAWEARSGGAATWPVANGSMESLGGDIRTKQKFGDFKLHAEWLEPQYPPEVTGQARGNSGVFLQERYEVQVLDSFGDNTLASDEAGAIYSKRAPDSNRATAPNTWQTYDITFRAARFDAAGNKIANARVTVVWNGVVVHNDVEIDGITGGNSLPEGPSPESVLLQDHGDAGENPRFRNLWIEPLG; the protein is encoded by the coding sequence ATGCGCCTGCCAGTGCTGTTAGCCGCGTTGCTCGTGGCCGGTTCGGGACCGTTGCTGGTACCCGGACCGGCGGCGGCGCAGATCCCGCCCCAGGAACCAGGAGTGACCCTGCGCGTGTACGACGTGCAGGTCGGGCTGAGCAAGCTGTGCACGCTCAAGGCTGGGCAGACGCCCAACGTGGACAAGCTGATGCCGGTCATCGATTGGTCCACCACCGAGAATTTCGGCATCGCCGACAACTTCGTCTCGGAGGTGACGGCGAATCTCGACGTACCGAGCGACGGCACCTACAAGTTCCGGCTGACCAGCGACGACGGCTCCCGGCTGCGGATCGGTGACAACGTCGTCATCGATCACGACGGGCTGCACGAGCCGACCGCCAAGGAAGGTTCGGCCGATCTGACCGCCGGGTACCAGCCCCTGCGCATCGACCACTTCGACGCCTCCTACGACCAGGTGGTCAAGCTCGAATGGCAGCCGCCCGGCGCCACCGGCTTCACCGTGGTGCCGAACTCCGTGCTCAGCACCGACGCCGACGTGGTCAGGGTGACCGCGCCCGGCCGCAAGGAGTGCGAGGCGGGCACCGATTCACCGGGCGACGGCCTGCCGCTGACCGGGGTGCACCCCGGCCTCACCCTGACCAACCTGCGCCCGGACGGCTTCGAACCGCAGGTCAGCGCGATGGACTGGCTGCCGGACGGCAGGCTGGCGATCGCCACCTGGGGCGGTACGGACAACGAACTCGGCGAGGTCCACCTGCTCAGCGGGGTCTCGGGCAACACCGACCCGTCGAAGGTGCGGACGCAGAAGATCGCCGAGGGCCTGAAGGAGCCGATGGGCCTCAAGTTCGTCGACGGCAAGCTCTACGTGTCCGAAAAGGACGGGCTGACCGAGCTGAACGACACCAACGGCGACGGGGTCACCGACAACTACCGCACGGTGGCGACCTGGCCGTACGGCGGCAACTTCCACGAGTTCGCGTTCGGCCTGCTGTACAAGGACGGGGACTTCTACCTGAACCTCTCGGTGTCGATCAACTACGGTGGCGCCACCACCGATCCGCAGCCGGCGCCGAACCGCGGCACCACGATCAAGGTGAACAAGAACACCGGTCAGGTGTCCTATGTGGCCGGTGGGCTGCGGACCCCGCACGGCATCGGCTGGGGTCCCGGCGGCGACATCTTCGTCACCGACAACCAGGGCGGCTGGCTGCCCTCGTCGAAACTGCTGCACGTCAAGCAGGACCGCTTCTTCAACCACTACATGAATCCCGACGGCCCGTTCGACGACCGCGCGGTGACCCAGCCGGTGCTGTGGCTGCCGCAGAACGAGATCGCGAACTCGCCAAGCAACCTGCTGCAGCTGCCGGACGGCCCGTTCGCCGGTCAGCTGGTGTTCGGGGACGTGACCTACGGCGGGCTGCAGCGCGCGCACCTGGAGAAGGTCAACGGTGAGTACCAGGGCGCGGTGTTCCGGATGACGCAGGGCCTGGAGTCCGGGGTCAGCCGGATCAGCCTGGGCCCGGACGGCGCCATCTACACCGGCGGCATCGGGGCGGGCGGAAACTGGGGCCAGCCCGGCAAGCTCAGCCACGGCCTGCAGAAGCTGACGCCGAACGGCAACGCGGGCTTCGACATCCTCGCGATGCGCGCCATCGAGGGCGGCTTCGAAATGGAGTACACGCAGTCGCTTTCGGCCGAGACCGCGCAGGAACTCGCGACGAAGTACCAGGCCACGCAATGGCGGTACGTGCCGACCGCGGACTACGGCGGCCCGAAGGTCGACGAGCAGAAGCTGACCGTGTCCTCCGCGACCCTTTCCGCCGACGGCAAGAAGGTCACGCTGAAGATCCCCGGGCTGAAGCCGGGACACGTGGTGCACGTTCGCTCGCCCCGGCCGTTCGCGGCGGAATCCGGTGCGGCGCTGTGGAGCACCGAGGCGTGGTACACGCTGAACTCGCTGGTCGGCGGCGCGGGTCAGGCCACCGAGTACGAGGCGGAGACGGCGGGCCTGAGCGGTGGTGCCGCGGCCAACACCAACCACCCCGGCTACTCCGGCACCGGTTTCGTGGACGGTTACTGGAACCAGGGCGCGTCCACCGCGTTCACCGTGAACGTGCCGAGCGCGGGTGAGCACAACGTCGGCCTGCGGTATTCGAACGGCCCTGATCCGTTCTCCGGCAGCAAAACCGTGAGCGTCTACGTCAACGGCACGAAGGTGCGGCAGACGAGGCTGGCGAGCACGGTCGACTGGGACACCTGGGCGACGCACACCGAATCGCTCGCGCTCCAGGCCGGGAACAACACGGTGACCTACCGGTTCGACAGCGGCGACGACGGCAACGTCAACCTGGACAAGATCAGTGTCGCGCCGGTGCAGCGGATTCCGCTGTTCAACGGGTCCGGTTTGGACGCTTGGGAGGCACGGTCCGGTGGCGCGGCGACCTGGCCGGTGGCGAACGGCTCGATGGAATCGCTCGGTGGTGACATCCGCACCAAGCAGAAGTTCGGCGACTTCAAGCTGCACGCCGAATGGCTGGAGCCGCAGTACCCGCCGGAGGTGACCGGTCAGGCACGCGGCAACAGCGGGGTGTTCCTGCAGGAACGGTACGAGGTGCAGGTGCTCGATTCCTTCGGGGACAACACACTTGCGTCGGACGAGGCCGGGGCCATCTATTCGAAGCGGGCGCCGGACAGCAACCGGGCGACCGCGCCGAACACCTGGCAGACCTACGACATCACCTTCCGCGCGGCGCGGTTCGACGCCGCCGGCAACAAGATCGCGAACGCGCGGGTGACGGTGGTGTGGAACGGTGTGGTGGTGCACAACGACGTGGAGATCGACGGGATCACCGGCGGTAACAGCCTGCCGGAGGGCCCGTCACCCGAATCGGTGCTGCTGCAGGACCATGGGGACGCGGGCGAGAACCCGCGCTTCCGGAACCTGTGGATCGAGCCGCTCGGCTGA